A segment of the Thermoanaerobaculia bacterium genome:
CCCGATTCGAAACCGTCGAGAAAGAGGTGGCTGTAGAGGACGAGCGCGGCGCCGTCGTCCGCCGCGACGGTGTCGCGGCTCCACTCGCCGAGCACGAGATCGGACTGGCCGTTGCCGTCGAAGTCGCCGACGCCGAAGTTCGCCCCGAAGCCGAAGGCGGACTGCGCGTCGAGGGGCCCGGGAACCCCCCCGCTGCGCGGCACGAATCGGCGATAGCGCGTGTCGATGAGCCCGGGATTGCCGGCGAGCACGTGCACGGCGCCGTCGTCCTCGGTGAAGGAGTCGTTGCCCGGCGTCCCGACGACGAGATCGTCGTAGCCGTCGGCATCGAAGTCGCCGGTCGTGAGCGCGCCAGCGAAGCGATCCAGGGTGTGACTGATGCCACCCAACAGAGACTCCCACCACCACTGCCAGGCAGCGAGGTTGAGACCGCCTCCGCCGCCCAGCGGGGAGCCCGGGGCGCCGTAGACGAGGCCCAGCATGCCCATGTCGACCTCACCGTCGTTGCCGTCCTCGTCGGGCACGCCGATGACGAGGTCGTCGAACTGATCGCCGTTCAGGTCGCCGGCCGCGAGGGTCGCGGCAAAGTGGTCGCCGCTTTCACAGTTGCCGCCGTGGCCCGCCTCCCCCAGCCAGTGGTTGTTGGCGAAGATCAGTCCGTTCGGGCTGCCGAAGAGCACCAGCACTGCGCCGCAGTCGTCCTCGTTGGGCGCGCCGATCGCCAGGTCGTCGCAGCCGTCGCCGTTGAAGTCGCCGGCGGCGACCGCGGCGCCGAAGCGGTCCCCGATCTCCGCCTCGTCCGGAAGCCCCTCTTCGCCCTCCTTGATCCGGTAGCCGTCGAACGGCATCAAGCCGCCGTTGCCGCCGTTCGCGACCAGCACCGAGCCCGCGTGCGCTCGGGTGCCCGCCGGCCCGGCGTGCGCGTCCCCTGGAAAGCCGACCGCGAGGTCGTCGAAGAGGTCGCAGTTGAAATTCCCCACGGCGAGGGCATTGCCGAAGCCGGAGGTGTTTCCTGGCCCCGGCGCGGGAAGGCCTGCCGCGCCCGGCGCGAGGACGTGATCGGCGACCAGCTCGATGCCGTTCGGATAGCCATAGTAGG
Coding sequences within it:
- a CDS encoding FG-GAP repeat protein, with the protein product MRNENSHSRPKSTLFPLLVVLTSTLVLAAPGRARPIPWVGVSPARAQLLTEEIQGLHGPFALDYFGGALASGDFNADGADDLATGIPGNDCGDGLALDNCGAVQVRMGLPGLGLTSAVFVLSPENSGTPAPAEANDRAGYALAAGDFNGDGHADLAVGEPGNGSPGETGSVSAYYGYPNGIELVADHVLAPGAAGLPAPGPGNTSGFGNALAVGNFNCDLFDDLAVGFPGDAHAGPAGTRAHAGSVLVANGGNGGLMPFDGYRIKEGEEGLPDEAEIGDRFGAAVAAGDFNGDGCDDLAIGAPNEDDCGAVLVLFGSPNGLIFANNHWLGEAGHGGNCESGDHFAATLAAGDLNGDQFDDLVIGVPDEDGNDGEVDMGMLGLVYGAPGSPLGGGGGLNLAAWQWWWESLLGGISHTLDRFAGALTTGDFDADGYDDLVVGTPGNDSFTEDDGAVHVLAGNPGLIDTRYRRFVPRSGGVPGPLDAQSAFGFGANFGVGDFDGNGQSDLVLGEWSRDTVAADDGAALVLYSHLFLDGFESGNRDGWSSSVN